Within Candidatus Neomarinimicrobiota bacterium, the genomic segment CGTTCATCCAAGATGAACTGGAAATCCAGGCGCCCATCATCGGCCTCTACACCGCCTTGAAGCAGACGCAGCACGACTGGAACCTCCTCCTCTCCTGCGATCTGCCGCTGATGACCGCTGACGTTTTTCAGACGTTGTGGAACAGAAGAAGCGAAGATGCAGACATAGTTGTGCCTCAAGCTAACAATCGCGTGCAGGTGACCTGTGCCCTGTATCACCGCCGGCTTCGGCAGACTGTCGCTGAAGCAGTTGCTGACGGGATCCTCGGTTTATTTCGACTGACAGAAACGGTAAATTCAGTGAAGGTCAGTTTGGGAAAGAAAGACTACAGATTCTTCAATATGAATACGGTGGAAGATCTCGATACCGCTCAAGCGCTGGCTGAGAAGATGCAACCCGGCGGTTAACGATCAATGCGAG encodes:
- a CDS encoding molybdenum cofactor guanylyltransferase — translated: MNSENAIPASVFILIGGKSERFGSPKWRAEISGEMVLNRLWQACAAFESRYVTGKEQPADLDKPFIQDELEIQAPIIGLYTALKQTQHDWNLLLSCDLPLMTADVFQTLWNRRSEDADIVVPQANNRVQVTCALYHRRLRQTVAEAVADGILGLFRLTETVNSVKVSLGKKDYRFFNMNTVEDLDTAQALAEKMQPGG